The DNA region TGTCTCCCCCAGACCGGGTGCTCCTGGCGGAGAGATGAATAAATGCGTgtggcatgaatgaatgaattccgcTTCTGGGGGATTTTGAACCGGACATGCAGGCTTTGGCCGGGGCAAGGTACCCAATAGAAGGCTCATTTATTAAGCCGTAGACCCCCCTCGACAGACCTGCGAGTTCAATATTATGCTCACCCCCATTCTACAGGGGAGAAGACTGAGGCTGAAGAGGGGCCATCACCTCCCTCAGAATGCTTAGGGGTCCCCTTGTTTTCCCACGACTAGATCCTTCTCCGAGCCTGGACCCTGCAGTGCAGCAGAAACTCTGTGCCCAGACTCCCCATCAAGTGCTCCTGGGACACAACATCCAgcctagggtcctaggatcagcACGAGCCCCTTTTGGGTCCCCTCCAATCTATTCTACCCTGAAAAGTTCTGTCCCTTCCCCATGGGTGTCCTGGGGTTTGGCAGGTTCCTTTTCTTGGTGGTTCCCAGGGTGCCCACCACAGGACTTGGCACAACctgtgctggggggaggggaggggccgtgGCCTTGGAGCCTCTGTGGGCGAAATGGGGTCTGCGGCACTCCGCCCAGGTTTGACTCCTGCCGGTGCTGGGTGGCTTCAGGCTAGCCACttgctctctctgagcctcagtggtCATATCTGTAAAATCGAATAGCCATGTACCTCTCGAGGTGGTTATGGGGAATCAGGACATCATGTGAGTGTCTAGACGAACCGGCTGGGTATGAAATGTTTGCTTAATAACCAGCcgccttccttcttcctgcctgaaGGACGAGGCCaactctcccctctctcttccttagGCCTCCAGGCCCATTTGCAAAGGGCCACTGCATATGGGGGTCTGTATTAGGTCCCCCAAGGGCAGCAAGAGTCCAGTCACCTGGGCAGGGTTGCCCTCCAGACCATcctgcctgcccagccccagagcccgagcctCAGGGTGGCCTTGCACCTGTCTCCTGTCCTCCAAGGGTAGCTCTGCATCCAAGGCCAGCTCAGGAGCACCCCGAAGTAGCTGTGTCTTCCTGAGATGCACAGGTGTGTCCAGGTCAGTTCCCTCACCTTTTTCCCAGGACATGTTCACCACCAAGGCCTCTTTCGGGGacacctcctccgggaagtctGCCGGGCTTGTCCATTGCCAAGCCTAGATAGAAAGGGTGGGGCCAAGGTTATGGGCAGGGCCCTATTTTCCATCCCCTACCCACGTAGAGGGCAGATCAGATTCCTGCTGGCTTAATTCCCTAAAATCCTGAGACTAATATGAGAATTAGCTCTGCCTCAATGACCCCCATTCAGCCCCTTTTaggaagcccccctccccccacccacacaccatTTCTCTTTGGGAAATTATTCCTCCTCTTCTCACCGTTGATGTGGTTGGGCACTGGCCCCACCCCAATTTGAGTGATGGACCTGGGACCTGGCCCAGCCAATCAGAGCACTCTAGCCCCTGATTCCAGCAAGAGGCTCAGGTATGAGCATGTGACCTGTGCTAGGCCTACAGGTGATGGCCTTGAGACTTGCTAAAGTGAATGGGGGAAATGGACACCCTTCTTCCGCTGGGGAAAAGCTGAGTCTGAGCAGGAGGGAAGGCTGAAGGCAGAACAGCAGTCCAGACAAATGGATGCCCAGTCTGGATTCCTAGACCTAGCCATGCCTGAAGGCCACCATCTGGggaactccccctcccccccaaccccatcagGTTCCCTTTTTGTTGAAGCTACTTTGAGTTGTTTCTGCCGCTAGGAAATGACCCACAGGAggttcctctctgggcctctgcttgTCTATCTGTGCAATAGGACAGGTTTTTGGAGCGCCTATGTCAGTGGTTAGGGGagaataaaatgagttaatgcatgGGTATTACTCTGTAGAGCCCTGGCCCAGAGTATAGACCCAATAAATAGGACTTTAAATTAGAAAAGGAGCCCTTACCTGCTTCCCCTGGCTGCTAGGGAACTCGACCACAGTGCTGGcacagggtgtgggcaggggcgGACACAGGTGCCGTGCAGccctggggagagaaggaagctggTCAGAGGAGCAGTGTTTTCTACCTCTTCTTACTGTTTAATCGTTCTGACCTACTCTTTCAGCTCCACTAGGTTATAAAGGGAGAATGGATGTGGATTGGAGTTGGGGGCGTGCGGGAGtctgacagacctgggttcaaatcccagctctgcccccactGCTGGATACCTTGGGCCtgactctctgggcctcagtttcctcatctgcaaactgGGTACAAAGACCGACTTGGTGTGAGCAGTTACCATGATCGCTACTGCTATTACGGATTATCTTGGGGGAGATGGGGCAAGTTACCTGTTCAGGCCGAGGTACCCAAGGACACCCAGGAGAAGGATGCTGGCGAAGCTCCCCAGAGACGCAAGGAGTATGGACAAATCGAACAACCGGGAAACCTGGACttctgggagtgggagaggatggtTTGGGGGAGAGGCACCTCCTGCCTCGTACCGCGAAGGGAATTGGGAGGGCTGGACCCTCCATCAACTCGCTGCTGACCGTGGCATGTCGTGGGTCCCTCTGTGCCTGGTTCCTCATGTCTGAAGCAGGAGACCATGGAGCCCACGTGCCCCGTGTCTGCGGGATaaaggcctggcacacagggcTCAGGACATGCCCACAGGTCGTGCCCACGTGGTTGCTCCACACCTGCCACCCCACGCCAAGCCTGACTCACTGGTTCTCTTGAGACCAGACTGCACTGTAAGGGCAACAGGCAGGGACCTTGGCAGGAACAGGGATCATTTGGTTTCCAAATCTCCTCCGGCCACACACCCCACCTCCTTATCTTTGTGATAAGAGaggcactcattcattcatattcagtcattcaataaatggcccccagctcccctgcccctcccctggaggccccaggctgggggaggcagagccTGGACACCAGACACCCTCACCCACTCCCAAGGTGTCAGGCCAGGAAAGAAAGATTATCacagctgggggggaggggggcaccaaGGGGAAAgcatggaaggcttcctggaaaagGAAGCTTTTGAGCTGAGTTTTAAGGGTGAATGGAAGTTAGCGGGGAGAACAAACATTCCGGGCAGAGGGGCCTGCATGGGCACGGCAATGGGAGTGTGAAAGAAGGTCCGTGAGGGGAAACTGCGCGAGGAGGAGAGAGTAGAGTGGGCTGGGACGTTCTCCTGAGGGTGATACATGGGGAGCAGGGCCAGGGTGGGGCTGCTTGCTTGCGTGGGATGGGGCAGTGCATGCTGGGTACGGACTAGGCCCCGCCCCCCTACTCACCGGTGCTGAACTGCTGGGGCTGGCTCCAGGCGCCCCGCAGCGTCGCCGTGTCTGCTCGAACCTGCACGATGTAGGCTGTGCCAGCCCGAAGGCCACCAAGCGTGACCTGAGTCTCCGTGGGCTTCACGGGCAGCTCTGTAGGAGGGAGGCAGCCATGGGTCCCCGGGCTCGGGAGGCCAGACTCAGGGGTGGGATGCCCAGGTCCTGGCTGGGCGGCCACACCCTGGGAGTGGTAGTGGGGACTCGAGAACATTTtgctgaaaactttttttttttttaagatttatttgttttagagagagagagcaagcatgagtgggatgggcagaaggagagagaatttcaagcagattctgAGCTGAGCGTGGGccctgatgccgggcttgatttcatgaccctgggatcacgacctgagccaaaaccaagggtcagatgcttaaccaactacgccagccaggcacccctgccgaACACTGAATGCATCCATTCACCTCCGTTTATTTGGAGGAATATTCTTCCccaaaatatttagtgaatgatgccatttttctcaaattctgacctttggggcacctgggtggcacagttgctaagcgtctgccttaggctcagggcgtgatcccggggttctgggattgagccccacatcaggctcctctgctaggagcctgcttcttcctctcccactccccctgcttgtgttccctctctagctggctgtctctctctctctgtcaaataaataagtaaaatcttaaaaaaaaaaaaattctgacctCTGCTGGCTCTTTGCTcactcccccacccagccccatcCTCCAAGCTCCCTAAAAACAGCAGGTTCACTcgcacctcagggcctttgcactggcagCCCCGCCTCCCCTACCTTGCTCACCCTTTCCCCAGATATCCCCCAtggtttcctctctctcctccctcccgtCTTTAGGCTCAAGATCAGCATTAACTTTGTCCATGATGCTCCCTCGGCGTCCCTAGAACCTCAGCACATAGTAGGACCTCAGCACGTGCTATGGAACTGGATGGCTTTAACAAATAAAGCTctccataaaaatccttaaaatgagAATACAGCTGTTGGCTGttatcaagaagaaaacaattcctAGAACCCTAAGTCTATAttctttgtatatacatatattcaagaggaatattcttcaaaagaaactggaggcggggagggggaatTGGGCAGTTTGGCACATGGTCATTGGCGCATTCATCATCAGCATTCAGACTTTTGGCAAATCGGTAAAGAGGCTGCTTCCAGCTGTCGCAAGCTGAATAAGTCACTGAACCCCACTTGGCCTCCTTTATCCCCTCTAAACGATGGGCGGTCAAGCGGATGGCAGGATTTCTGTGTCTCTGATGCCAGAGCGTCCCCCCAGCATCCTTCCCCGGGATTCCTGCCTTGATGGGTGCTTGGTGAGAAGGCGGAGACACGAAGAGGCAGGTCTTGCTAGCCTGGCCTGCTGCtgcaggaggtgggtgggtgaggcCAGATCTGAAAGACTGTGTTCCCGGCATGGAAGGGGGGCCCCCCGGTGTGTGAAATGGCAGGAAACTCCAGCGCTGGTGAGACTTGCCCTGTgtattctgctttctttccctcccaaGGGGCGGGAAGGGGCACCTAACTGAGCCCCAATCCAGGCTTGCTTAACCCTTGGGCAGGAgtccctctccaggcctcagtttccccatctgtgaaatggccaCCGTCATCCTGCTCCATGGGAGTCGAGTTGCCATCCATACACGGAGCCCATTGCGAGCTGCTGCCCGCCGGGCCGTCTTGGGGGTCTGGAAAGGGCAGTCCGGCCTCTTTGAGTCGAACCACTCTTGTTTTAGGGATGGGAAAACCAAGGCCAGGAGAGAGCCAGTGAGGTGCTCAGGGTCCCCTAGCAAGGCAGACGTCCAACCCAGGCCCCTTCTTCCCCCGGCCGGGCCCGCGCTGCCTCACGTACCGGACACGACGTTGCCCTCCTCATCCCGGCAGCGCACGACGTACTCCTTCAGGACCCCGGGGCAGGCGCTCAGCGCGGATGGCGTCCAGTCCACAGACACGGAGTCCTGGCCAAGCTTCTTCACCAACACGTGCTGTGGGCTTCCGGCCCCCGAGGCTGCAAGTAGCACCGTCGCCATGGTCAATGCCAAGAGCCCCGGCTGAACAttccctgcctgcccagcctggCGCTGTCCAGAGACCCATGGAACCTTGGCAACAGAGTCAGGCGgccctgggttcgaatcccagctccactactCGGGCCGCATCGCTGCCCCTCTCTGAGACTCccttttcttatctataaaatggggcaaTACCACTCAGCACGGGGGAGGGAGGAATCTTTGGGATCCCCTGAGACTTCTGCAGGTCTGCCTTCTGGCCAAGGCCTGACCCGGAGTGAGTGCCTCTAAGTGTTCGTTCCCTCCTCCTGACACCGCCACCACCAAGCCCCCCGGAGAGACCACCCTGCAGGTGTAGGCTACTCACCATTGCCCCCAAAGTGGTAGGTGGACAAGATCGTGGACCACAAAGTGGGCTTCTCTGGGCGTGGAGAGGCAAAGATCGTGATGTGGTAACACACCTTCTGCTCCATTGCCCCAGATTCTCTGCTCCAGCTGTGGGTTGCTAGAAGAGTTGGCAAAGCCCAGGCTGGTAAATAGGTTGTATCGTCGCCTCCGCCTCTTTGCACTGGCTGTGCCGCGTGCCGGGAACCCCTAGAGCACTCCTGCTCATGCTTCAGAACCCTTGCCCCACTGCCCCCACTTCCGGgagcccttccttcttcccccccagcccatcccccacctgcaGCCCGGTCCGGACTCTACGGGGCCAGGTGCGTCTGGATACAGCTCTGTCTCCCCAGCCTAGGAACCCCTCAAGGGCCAGGCTGAGCCTGAGGTTGCTGGGGGCCCTGGCCAGGCCCAGGGTAGGAAGTGGGAGGGTAAGAGGCTGCCGGGGCTGGAAGgctccccctttctctccagaGGCCTCATTAATTCACCACCAGCATCTTGTAAGCTGCCACCTTCTCTGGCACAGGTGACTGTTTAACAAACACCCTGGGATGTGAGACTCATTACTTATTGGGGTGTAATCTCCCCGGGGCTATAAGCCCTAACATCTCAGGATCCTGGCAGGAGGCTTCAGACCCCCGTGGGTGGGAGGGTCCAAGTCTCAGCCCGTTCCCACctctgtgtgacctcgggcaagtagcaaaacctctctgggccccagacACCTCACACCCACGTCCCCTAGAGTTTTGAGCCGACCAGGGGCTTtaagggaggaggcaggggcagaggcaggcatGACTGACGTTACGGTACCCATTCCAGTAGGGTCCTGATCCTGGGGCATAGTCAGGGTGCAGTTGGTAAGGTTCCCATGCTGGCTCTGGGACTGCCACTCGATGCAATATGCCTTGGCTCTGGCCTGGGCTGGCCAGTGCATGGTGGTCCCGTTGGCTCCGACACTGATATTCAGAGCCCCTGGTTCTGGAAGGAAATGAGACAGGAACATCAGAACAGCAGCTCCACTCTCCCCAACCCCCCGACCCCCGACCCCCGCCCAAGTCCAAGgctcctgcagccccagcccaaCCTCTCACCAAATTCTGACCCCCCAGGGCTGCGAGTATCTGTACCCAGCTCTGTCTCCTCAGTCCTGGGGGCTGCCGGGCTGGGCGCCAGGCACAGAGGCAGGGGTAGGCTAGCAAGGGCGGTTTGAATGATTAGGTCTCCTCCTGGTCTTACTGTGAAGTCCCTGCCAAGACTCCCACCATCGATACTGCCTGTACTGCTTCCTCCCACCCTGCaccccccagcacccccaccagCCTGGGGAGCATCTCCTGCTCTAGCAGATGCCCGGCCACccaccacctgcctcccccccaTGCAGGTGGGTGTGGTGCAGGATGGGCCTCCCTGCCCGAGAAGGAGCTCAGAGGCCTGAGGACACACTCACTTGGTCCCCAGggctcctctctcctgctcccccagcaCGGGCATTGGGCAACAACCTCGGGGAGGCGGGCACTGCTTCCAATTCCGGGGACAACAGCTACCATTTATCGAGCGTCAACTCTGTGCGACAGACAGGTGCTGAGCGCCTCACGGGTGCCACTCTGTGACAAAGTGGCACCGTGATCACCCCAATAatacagaaactgaggctcagagagggagagcCACTGGCCCACGGGCACACAGTGACCCAAACCAGATCGTGAGCTGACAGACTCGCAGCTGTGCTACCGTGGCAGGTGGCTTCACCTCACTGAACCTCAGCtgtctcatctctgaaatggacATCACTGTACCAGCCCTGTCCTCACAGGACGGTGGGCCCAGTACCAGGGTGAGCTGAGTGAGGCACACAACAGGCACTAAACTGGAGGCTCCAGAGAACTCAGTCATCAAGATACACACCGTTTCGaagcaatattttttaagaatccaaaaatgaatgcaaaaatatGCCATGAGCACTCTTGGTAATCACCAaatgtggaaacagcccaaatgttcattaacggataaacagataaataccatgtggtccatccacacagtggaatatgactcagccacgAAAAGGAAGTGAAGCCCTGACATACGCTATGGCGTGGGGGAACCTCAAACACGTGACTCTGGGTGAGAGAAGCCGGGCACAAGAGGCCACATGGTGTGTGATCCCATGTATATGGAATGTCCAGGACGgccaaatccatagagacagaaagcagagtagtgggtgccaggacctggggataAGGgacgggggtggtggtggtgactgCTGATGGGCATGGGGTCTCCTTTTAgggatgacagaaatgttctggaactagatggaGGTGATGGTTGCCCATCGTTGTGAGTGTCCGAAACGCCACCTACGAAAGTGGTTAATGCTGCCATGTGAATTTCACATCAATAACATACGTAGATGTATTCACGTgcatgtatacataaatataaatcttgatttttttcctcatttggaTAAATATATGTACATCTTTAATCATGTCTCTACATACACATAACGAACAAAGATCAAGATTTTAAATGAAGATAGGCTCAATCGTGTACTTGCACCATCCTGCCTCACTCACCACACCCTGATCCCTGCCCTTGTCCCAGAAAAGTTTATTTACAAAGACAGGTGGTTGGCCTGGGCTGTAGTTTGCCAGctagagttttttaaaatatggcattCTAACAACATGTACCTTAATTAGTGATTTTGACACATTTCTAAATTAGACACCTGCTCGATTTTGGTGCTTCACCTGCCTCACCCTAGTCTGGCGGAGgctcagagcaggtgctcagcTCTGAGCGGCCCTCCCGCAGCCCTCCCCGGCCAGAGGCACCTGTGTGGGTGTGGGTTTGGGCAGGAATGTGCCACGTCTGGCTGGGGCCGTGGCCGAAGCGGTTCCGGGAGATGATGGCCAGGTCATAGGCTGCGCCAGAGAGGTCGAGCGGTTTCCTCAGCTGAAAGGTCGCGGTGGACTTGGTCTTACATGTGCAGGATAGCATGTGCAGGCGGGCGCGGTAGGTCACCTCCCCGCCAGAGTTGGACCCGAGGCAGCCTTCTGGAAGCTCGAGCCGGGGCAGCTGTCGTGAATGTGAGAGATGGTTTGTGGAGACCTGAACATGATCATCATCCCCATGGGCCAACATCAGGCTGCAGCCCCTGAATGGACTCATCCATTGACCACAGTCTGTGACATGAgccaaaagtttttttaaaaataaacaaacaaaacaaaacaaaacaaaaaaaccctcggTGCTGGCGAGGTTGCTGGGAAATAGGCATTCATGGCCAGTGTGTGTTGGTTTGAGGGGGGGAATAATTTGGCAAAACCCACTgagagtcaggaaaaaaaaatgttttttccgTCTCTGGACCCAGTTACCTCAAGCCTGGAAACTTTTCCTAAGAAAGGGAATTCAAATGAGAGGAAAGGCAGGAAGCGAAGCTTTACTGCCGCTTTACCGTGCCAGCCCATTAGGGCCCCGGCCAAGTTCGTTACAGTAAAGCCAGTGGGTGAAGCATTTGGTGGTTTTGCCCCTGACTTGGGCAAGAGATTTtccctctgtgcttcagtttccttccctgtaaaatgggggttaATTAGACTGCTCTTAATGGGTTGCTTGGGGGACTTCAAAGAAATTATCTCCCACCCAGACCAACATGGTCGACCCTGGCCTGCCTGCTTCCATCCTAGTCTCTCACAATCTGTTCCCCCCATGGCAAGCAGGGGAAGTCTGTGAACACCTGAACCCAATcatgtccctcctctgctcacacacCCTCCATTGCTCCCCATGACCTGGAGAGTTAAACCCACAGTCCTTGGAGTCCTTGCCACCTCCGTGCCTCTTCCCTCACTGTATCCCATTTGCACACCCCGACTCCAGCCTCTTGTCTCCTTCTCCACAACCCAGGCCACCCCAGCCCTGCTACGACCCATTACCTGCCCGTGCAGGGTCACCTGCCTCTTCCCATCTGGCCGGAGCGCCTCCACTGAGAACGTCAAGGTGGACTGTGGAGAATGTTCTGCAATGGGACGGCAAGACAGTGACGCTGGGGGTGGTCCCTTGCTCACCACCTCCCGCAGACCCTGCCCAAGGACCCGGCACCTTTTCCGTCCCTCCCTTGAAACACGGGATTCCTATGGGTTGTTAAATAGTTTTCAAAATCGGAAACATGGAGATCTAGTCTATGACAATAAACGCCGTAAAACTGTGTACTTTAGAGGcccccggggggctcagtcggttaggcattggactcttggtttcagctcaggtcacggtcttggggtcatgggatcgggcTCCGGGCttgatggggagtctgcttgagattctctctctccctctccttctgcccctccccctgtgtgcacacatgctctctctctcttaaataaataaataaataaataaggtgttcaaaaacaaaaacaagacaaccCTGCGCTTTAAAATActtaagatggtacattttatatCATGCCCTTTCCACTACAAcgtttgttttaaagtctgatAATCACTCCTGGAATTGTTTCCCAGCAGATAACGCACCGGGGGCAGGAGGAGACCCCGGGTCACAAGGCCAGGGGCAAATGTTGAGTCACCtcgtccttccttccctcttgggCCACATCTCCACTCCGGAGCGGCCCAAACTCCAGCTTCCTGTGTCTTTTGGGAAACTACGTCTTCATGACACAGCCATTTCCCCCTATCAGCTCCCTGTGTggctttattgttgttgtttttttaagattttatttatttatttgtcagagagcgagagcgagcacacaagcagggggagcggcaggcagagggagacgcaggctctgcactgagcagggagccccaggagggactcgatccctgagatcatgacttgagccgaaggcagacacctcaccgactgagccacgcaggcgccctgtCACTGCCACCTTTTACTAATTTCCACTCATTTCTCCCGCCGCCTTCTTTTTAACCCCGGCCACCTTATTTCTAATACCCACTGCTGTATTTCTAATGCCTGCCCTGGTTCTTCTGGCTCTGAGTGCTCTCACCAGGGGGGATACACACGGGGCTGCTCCAGTTGCTCCAGGGGTTTCCTGGGGCTTCCTGCCGGAGTCGCCTCCGGCGTAGCTGGAATTCCTGGGCTGCGTCCATCtgccaggggcagaggcaggcctCTGGCGGGGAAATAGGCCAAACATCAAGCTGAAGGGCTGTCCCacacctgggggtgcctggggcgTGGCACTCATCATTTAGGCATCATACACTTATTGAGTGCCAACTGTGTGGTGGGCCCTGGGGCCACAGTGGGAATAGGCCAGGCCCTGTTCTCTTGGGGGCCTCAAGATTTCCCACGCTTACCCCTGCCCTAGGTCGGAGTCGAGGTAAGGCCACCCATTGGGATGTGACCCTGATCAATGGCTTCTCACCCCCAAGGCTGTTTCCTCACCTGCGAAATGGGAATAATCCAATACTGCACTACAGAGTGGGCGAGCAAGCATACAAAGAATTTAGCtctgggcctggcacacagtgggcgcTCAATGAATGCTAGCATGCTGCAGCTGTTGTTGGTACTATTATTCTCACCGAAGCCAGGGTCCTCTCGATGTCTGCAGTCGCCCTAGGACCagatcatatatatgtatacatagttTTACCTTCTGGCGTTGAAAAAAATATTCGctcttttaccattttattttattttttaaaaagattttatttatttatttgacagggagagagacagccagcaagagagggaacacaagcagggggggtgggagaggaagaagcaggctcctagcggaggagcctgatgtggggctcgatcccataacgccaggatcacgtcctgagccgaaggcagacacttaacgactgagccacccaggcactccttttaccattttaaacaaTTATTCTAAGGGCAATGTGGAAGCTTGGATTAGATCCAGAAACAGAAAGGGGacatttgtttcaaaaaaaaaaaaaaaaaaaaagacagccatGGAAAAATGGGTGATATCTGAATAACCTCTGCAGTTTCGTGCCTAGCAACGTGCCAACGCTCATCTCAGTTAGAACAGACGCACTCAAGAATGTAAGACGTCCGCATGTGGGGAAGCTGGGGGGCGTTTCTAGGGGAGCCGGCTACTTCCTTGTAACTTTTCTGAAAATCTAAGATTATTCCCAAAGTAAAAGTTTGCTTCAAAGATTTTAGGAGGCAAAATTATTATTCTGTCCTTTCCTACAAACATTCTTTTGGAGGGAAAACCTGTATGTCAGTGGCGTGGGGGTGAGGAGAGTCAGGTTTAGGACCCAGCCGGCCCCACACGCCCTGGGTGATGGGGAGAGGTTCCCCAACACCCTGAACTTCAGTTCTGTCCTCTGCAAAGGGGGGGTGGTGAGGGTCTGCTGTAGAGTGTGCTTAGGGGGCtggaaataaaacagagagagatGCCCCTCCCCAGCAGGGGTCCCATATCACCTGCCTCTGACTGATCCCATTCAGCTGATGGGgtcactgaggctcaggggggcccaacactggaaggaagatggggCTGACGCTGGGATGGCTCCCTGGCTTTCAAGATGCTCCcagtctgagggaggaggagatgcCACAATTCAGAGGCTGGAGGTCCCTGTCTCTCCCCATCTAGGGGCTTCTCGGGGCCTAAGCGAGGGCTGAGGTTTCTTGCAGGCCCCACCTGCTCTGTGTGGGGGCAACAGAGGGGGCAGCAGAAAGTAGCTGCAGAATGAATGAAGATTGgcagaagacacacagatggccaacaggtggGTGAACCGTGTTCAACATCACGAATCACCACGggagtgcaaatcaaaaccacaacgagatagcGCCTCAGTTAGAACGACTATCATCAAGAAGATACaagacgggggcgcctgggtggctcagtcggttaaggatctgccttcatgatcccatggtcctgggatcgagccccgcatcaggagcccgcttctccctctccctctgccagccgctgcccctgcttgtgctctctctctctgtcacatagataataaataaaatcttaaaaaaaaaaaaggactacaatatgatctagccattccacttctgggtttttatctgaaggaaatgacactAACTCAAGATATATCTGCTCCCGTGTTTACTGCCGCGTCACGTACGgcagccaagatacggaagcaacctaagtgtccgctCGTGGgcggatgaatggaaaaagaacgtgtggtgtgtgtgtatatatatacaatggaatattattcagctgttaaagaaggaaaccctgctaTGGGTGACAATGTGGACGGTCCCcgagggcattacgctaagtgaaataaatcagagaaagacaaataccacaggaTCGTTCACACACAGGatctaaagcaaaacaaaatggaaatcataGACACGGAGAACGGACTGGTGGtccccagaggcagggggtggggtcaaaaggcacaaacttcagGTACAAGATAAATAAATCCTGGGGATGGCATGTAccgcatggtgactgtagttcaTAATACTGTATGATGCACATGCAAGTTCCTGGGGAGTAGATCTTAAAACTTCTTACAAGACAAAGGGTTTCTACTTCACGTGGTGATGGATGGCAACTAGACTAAtcgtgatcatttcacaatatatacaaatgccaaataattatgttgtacacctgaaaccaatataatgttgtatgtcaattacatctcaaaaaaaaaaaaaaagaagggaaggagggagggagggaggaagggagg from Ursus arctos isolate Adak ecotype North America unplaced genomic scaffold, UrsArc2.0 scaffold_14, whole genome shotgun sequence includes:
- the IL12RB1 gene encoding LOW QUALITY PROTEIN: interleukin-12 receptor subunit beta-1 (The sequence of the model RefSeq protein was modified relative to this genomic sequence to represent the inferred CDS: deleted 1 base in 1 codon), with protein sequence MGQVWARLVPLLLLLLPGRGAEACSTGQCCFQDLPYPDADSGSASGPRDLNCYRIVSAGYECSWQYEGPTAGVSHFLRCCLRNGPCCYFAAGSATSLQFSDQDGVAVLQTVRLWVESRAENRTHRSPEIELSLHSTVKYDPPQAGDITVSGSAGKVLLKWETPARQDGAEVQFRYRTPGSLWKLGDCRHREDPGFEACLCPWQMDAAQEFQLRRRRLRQEAPGNPWSNWSSPVCIPPEHSPQSTLTFSVEALRPDGKRQVTLHGQLPRLELPEGCLGSNSGGEVTYRARLHMLSCTCKTKSTATFQLRKPLDLSGAAYDLAIISRNRFGHGPSQTWHIPAQTHTHTEPGALNISVGANGTTMHWPAQARAKAYCIEWQSQSQHGNLTNCTLTMPQDQDPTGMATHSWSRESGAMEQKVCYHITIFASPRPEKPTLWSTILSTYHFGGNASGAGSPQHVLVKKLGQDSVSVDWTPSALSACPGVLKEYVVRCRDEEGNVVSELPVKPTETQVTLGGLRAGTAYIVQVRADTATLRGAWSQPQQFSTEVQVSRLFDLSILLASLGSFASILLLGVLGYLGLNRAARHLCPPLPTPCASTVVEFPSSQGKQAWQWTSPADFPEEVSPKEALVVNMSWEKGEGTDLDTPVHLRKTQLLRGAPELALDAELPLEDGDRCKATLRLGLWGWAGRMVWRATLPR